A genomic segment from Cutaneotrichosporon cavernicola HIS019 DNA, chromosome: 7b encodes:
- a CDS encoding uncharacterized protein (glucose import): MGVVAAAGGGGVSNELAGLLAGRDTRWYKGYHLKLNIMLLLILITSMTNGYDGSMMNGLQALDTWKEYFNHPERSPTLFGVFNAIQSIGGIVGLPFAPYLADYFGRRWTIFLGAALMVIATVIQTASQNVGMFIFSRGLIGFGLSWAGLASPLLITELAFPTHRAPITSLYNSMWYLGSIVAAWTTFGTFRIANTWSWRIPSVLQGVPSVLQILFIFFIPESPRWLISKGKVEPARDIITKVHCGGDVDDPLVDYEVAEIREMLRIEQEAAQSSSWKELFTTPGNLRRMRIIMAIAFFSQWSGNGLVSYYLTIVLKGIGITSPGHQTLINGVLQVYNFFWAIVGALTVDRVGRRFLFMTSTIGMMFSFVAWTICSALYRQSATEFEPACLAANNGNSRECVALNADKSAGNGVIAFIFIFYAFYDIAMSPLLVSYTVEILPFRVRAKGLMAMQMCVNASLVFNQYVNPIAMDALDWKYYIVFCVFLAFTVVYCYLFVIETRGPDGPLSLEEIAALFDGPHRYGFQKNPVIDRTSDVEAEDLHGKGGLNQVPFGAVRHLTADQ; the protein is encoded by the exons AtgggcgtcgtcgctgctgctggcggaggaggcgtgTCCAACGAGCTCGCAGGTCTGCTGGCCGGCCGCGATACAAGATGGTACAAGGGCTACcacctcaagctcaacatTATGCTT TTactcatcctcatcacgTCCATGACCAACGGCTATGATGGGTCCATGATGAATGGTCTCCAGG CTCTCGATACTTGGAAGGAGTATTTTAACCACCCCGAGCGCAGCCCAACCCTCTTCGGCGTGTTCAACGCGATCCAGTCGATCGGCGGCATTGTCGGCCTCCCCTTTGCACCCTACCTCGCAGACTACTTTGGCCGCCGCTGGaccatcttcctcggcgcagCCTTGATGGTTATTGCCACTGTGATCCAGACCGCGTCGCAGAACGTCGGCATGTTCATCTTCTCGCGCGGCCTCATCGGGTTCGGCCTCTCGTGGGCCGGTTTAGCCTcacccctcctcatcactgAGCTCGCGTTTCCCACCCACCGTGCCCCCATCACCTCGCTCTACAACTCGATGTGGTACCTCGGCTCCATCGTTGCGGCCTGGACGACCTT TGGCACTTTCCGCATTGCTAACACCTGGTCGTGGCGCATCCCGTCCGTTCTCCAGGGCGTGCCATCGGTCCTCCAGatcctcttcatcttcttcatccCCGAGTCTCCTCGCTGGCTCATCTccaagggcaaggtcgagccCGCTCGTGACATCATCACCAAAGTTCATTGtggtggcgacgtcgatgaCCCTCTGGTTGACTACGAAGTCGCGGAGATTAGAGAGATGCTCCGGATCGAGCAAGAAGCCGCCCAGTCCTCGTCATGGAAGGAGCTATTCACCACACCCGGAAACCTCCGCCGCATGCGCATCATCATGGCCATTGCCTTTTTCAGCCAGTGGTCCGGAAACGGCCTCGTCTCGTACTACCTCACCATCGTTCTCAAGGGTATCGGAATCACATCCCCTGGCCACCAGACGCTCATCAACGGTGTCTTGCAGGTATACAACTTCTTCTGGGCCATCGTCGGAGCTCTCACCGTCGACCGTGTTGGCCGCCGCTTCCTCTTCATGACCTCGACCATCGGTATGATGTTCTCCTTCGTGGCATGGACCATCTGCTCAGCCCTCTACCGGCAGAGTGCGACCGAGTTCGAACCTGCCTGCCTGGCTGCCAACAACGGCAATTCGCGCGAATGCGTCGCCCTCAATGCCGACAAGAGTGCAGGCAACGGCGTAATCGccttcatcttcatcttTTACGCGTTCTACGACATCGCCATGTCcccgctcctcgtctcGTACACCGTCGAGATCCTGCCCTTCCGCGTCCGCGCCAAGGGCCTCATGGCCATGCAGATGTGCGTCAACGCCTCCCTCGTCTTCAACCAGTATGTCAACCCGATTGCAATGGACGCCCTCGACTGGAAGTACTACATCGTGTTCTGCGTGTTCCTCGCATTCACCGTCGTCTACTGCTACCTCTTTGTCATCGAGACGCGTGGCCCCGATGGTCCTCtctcgctcgaggagattgcCGCCCTCTTCGACGGACCCCACCGCTACGGCTTCCAAAAGAACCCCGTCATCGACCGCACTTcggacgtcgaggccgaagaCCTTCACGGCAAGGGCGGTCTCAACCAGGTGCCGTTTGGTGCTGTGCGCCACCTCACTGCGGACCAGTAG
- the ain1 gene encoding uncharacterized protein (Ca2+ insensitive EF hand) gives MRTTAFSPPQYPPSSPQPSPRPHSIYGRSGLSGLNAVTSPQSPTPTTPTHNGFSFTSNTLERTRSMGPATPSHSRSQSTVTIVDKLGRGGHSRGESFSVAVPTPGIGGELAWTEVQSRTFCKWLNTKLEARGFEPMTSLEKDFSDGVKLIQLLEIMSETSLGRYTRKPVMRVQKAENASKALQFIRDRGVKLTNIGPEDIVDGNVKLILGMIWTLILRFTISGITEEGLSAKDGLLLWCQRKTTPYAEVDVQNFRQSWTDGLAFCALIHRHRPELLDWDHLDKHDGRGNTELAFKIAEESLGIPRLLEVSDICDVVIPDERSVMTYVAEFFHKFSSEDKASTGARRVDKFAEVMNSMTTARNDFERRMAALLQALVKTRTAWSAAEAPASYPQAMAQKTEFMEHKKTSKRSWVRERQELAQLYSNIQTKLRTYSLRSWEPREGLRLEDLEASWAELMAAEVAHSRNINARIRDIKEALRKEFARVAESFIERVQKVEQSIGSLSGALQDQKKQLLLLSDHLPAMRTFLVNDIDEVNQRCAEAKVDENDYTAFTYEDLEFELEIAEEGLRKKIAFVENQMISASHTNITPAKLEEFESTFKHFDKDGTNTLTVYEMHSALASLGIVYPDEEVEAIYAQLERQFGTLTYEAWLTLLVEITKDDASSADQLREAFRDVAGDKGYVTESDLRFANLSPESVRYLAEAMPAVPSEAVGGGVPGFDYYGFLDQSFARSSG, from the exons ATGCGCACAACAGCCTTCTCTCCACCCCAGTATCCCCCATCGTCGCCGCAaccctcgccgcgccccCACTCGATCTACGGTCGCAGCGGCCTCAGTGGCCTCAATGCCGTGACGTCTCCCCAGTCGCCGACCCCGACAACACCGACGCACAATGGCTTCTCGTTCACCTCGAACACGCTCGAGCGCACGCGCTCAATGGGCCCAGCGACGCCATCACACTCGCGCAGTCAAAGCACGGTGACGAtcgtcgacaagctcggccgTGGCGGACACTCGAGAGGCGAGAGCTTCTCGGTGGCTGTACCTACTCCCGGCATTGGTGGGGAGTTGGCATGGACCGAAGTCCAGAGCCG GACGTTCTGCAAATG GCTCAAtaccaagctcgaggcgagGGGTTTCGAGCCCATGACCTcgctcgagaaggactTTAGCGATggcgtcaagctcatccAG CTCCTG GAAATCATGTCCGAGACGAGCCTCGGACGGTATACACGCAAGCCAGTTATGCGTGTACAGAAGGCTGAG AACGCGTCCAAGGCCCTGCAGTTCATCCGTGACCGAGGCGTCAAGCTCACCAACATTG gccCAGAGGACATTGTCGACGGCAACGTGAAGCTCATCCTGGGAATG atctGGACTCTTATCCTGCGGTTCACCATTTCGGGCAtcaccgaggagggcctCTCGGCCAAGGACGGTCTGTTGctctggtgtcagcggaAGACAACGCCCTATGCCGAGGTGGATGTACAGAACTTCCGGCAAAGCTGGACCGATGGCCTTGCCTT CTGTGCTCTTATCCACCGGCATAGACCGGAACTGCTCGACTGGGATCACTTGGACAAGCATGATGGCAGAGGCAACACTGAACTGGCCTTCAagatcgccgaggagagcctAGGCATCCCC CGGCTGCTCGAGGTGTCTGACATATGCGATGTTGTCATCCCGGACGAGCGCTCGGTAATGACATACGTAGCCGAGTTCTTCCACAAGTTCTCGTCTGAGG ACAAGGCGTCTACTGGCGCTCGCCGTGTGGACAAATTCGCCGAGGTCATGAACAGCATGACCACTGCTCGCAACGACTTCGAGCGTCGCATGGCGGCCTTGCTTCAGGCTCTTGTCAAGACACGCACAGCGTGGTCGGCTGCCGAAGCGCCTGCATCGTATCCCCAAGCAATGGCCCAGAAGACCGAGTTCATGGAGCACAAAAAGACAAGCAAGAGGTCATGGGTGCGCGAACGCCAGGAGTTGGCACAACTGTACAGCAACATCCAGACCAAACTGCGCACGTACTCGCTCCGATCATGGGAACCACGCGAGGGTCTTAGGCTCGAGGACTTGGAGGCAAGCTGGGCTGAACTGAtggcggccgaggtcgcgcacAGCCGCAACATTAACGCGAGGATTCGAGA CATCAAGGAGGCTCTCAGGAAAGAATTCGCTCGCGTAGCTGAGAGCTTCATTGAACGGGTGCAGAAAGTCGAGCAGTCGATCGGATCGTTGAGCGGCGCTCTTCAG GACCAGAAGAAGCAGCTCTTGTTATTGTCCGATCATCTCCCAGCCATGCGCACCTTCCTTGTCAATGACATTGACGAGGTCAACCAGCGATgtgccgaggccaaggtcgacgagaacgACTACACGGCGTTCACCTACGAGGACCTAGAGTTCGAGTTAGAGAtcgcggaggaaggtctGCGCAAGAAGATTGCGTTCGTGGAGAATCAG atgatctcggcctcgcaCACCAACATCACACCGGCCAAGCTGGAGGAGTTTGAGTCGACGTTCAAACACTTTGACAAGGATGGCACAAAC ACTCTCACCGTGTACGAGATGCACTCGGCCCTCGCAAGTCTGGGCATCGTGTACCCtgatgaggaggtcgaggccatctACGCGCAACTCGAGAGACAATTCGGCACTTTGACATACGAGGCATGGCTCACTCTCTTG GTTGAGATTaccaaggacgacgcgtcgtCTGCGGACCAACTGCGTGAGGCATTCCGCGACGTTGCAGGGGACAAGGGCTACGTAACCGAGTCGGATCTCAGGTTCGCCAACCTCTCACCCGAGTCGGTCCGctacctcgccgaggccatgCCTGCTGTGCCGTCAGAGGCAGTTGGTGGCGGTGTACCAGGGTTTGACT ACTACGGGTTCTTGGACCAGTCATtcgcgaggagctcggggtAG